In a genomic window of Stakelama saccharophila:
- a CDS encoding tryptophan halogenase family protein, with the protein MSARSAEGHRPAVSRVVIAGGGAAGWLAAAALVKQLGSLIDVTVVESDAIGTIGVGESTIPTARSFHTLIGLDERAFMAATGSTFKLGISFEDWARRGDRYFHAFGEVGKSTWMGSFHHFWLQARAQGFGGGIDDYCFELQAAMAGKFGKSEKAPLSYAYHIDASGYARMLREHAVAGGAMRREGLIDSVEKDPENGSIVALMLRSGERIAGDLFIDCTGFRALLMGQALDVGFEDWGHWLSTDRAIAAQTMIAGDPPPYTRAIAHGAGWRWRIPLQHRMGNGLVYASDQLSDDEAHARLIDAIEGPPIAEPRVIRYATGRRLKSWHKNCVALGLSSGFVEPLESTSIHLIMIGVTRLLQLFPFDGCSEPLAARFNNQARAELERIRDFIVLHYKLTERDDTEFWRRCRDMPVPESLAERIALFRESGIAYQATDELFRVDSWLQVLLGQRVEPAGHHHMGRIMGRERLGEALAGIRNDIAGKVAHLPMHKDFLQRYCPADSPG; encoded by the coding sequence ATGAGCGCGCGATCAGCGGAAGGCCACCGGCCGGCGGTCAGTCGGGTCGTGATCGCGGGCGGCGGCGCTGCGGGCTGGCTCGCCGCGGCGGCGCTGGTCAAGCAACTAGGATCGTTGATCGACGTCACCGTGGTCGAATCGGACGCGATCGGCACGATCGGCGTCGGCGAATCCACGATCCCTACCGCGCGCAGCTTTCACACGCTGATCGGGCTGGACGAGCGCGCCTTCATGGCGGCGACGGGATCGACCTTCAAGCTCGGCATTTCGTTCGAGGACTGGGCGCGGCGCGGCGACCGCTATTTCCACGCGTTCGGAGAGGTCGGCAAATCGACCTGGATGGGCAGTTTCCATCATTTCTGGCTGCAGGCGCGCGCGCAAGGATTCGGTGGCGGGATCGACGATTACTGTTTCGAGTTGCAAGCCGCGATGGCGGGGAAGTTCGGAAAGTCCGAAAAGGCGCCGCTCAGCTATGCCTATCATATCGATGCCTCGGGTTATGCGCGAATGCTGCGCGAACATGCCGTGGCCGGCGGGGCAATGCGCCGGGAAGGCCTGATAGATTCGGTCGAAAAGGATCCCGAAAACGGTTCCATCGTCGCGCTCATGCTGCGGTCGGGCGAACGGATCGCGGGCGATCTGTTCATCGACTGCACCGGATTCCGCGCGTTGCTGATGGGCCAGGCCCTGGATGTGGGGTTCGAGGATTGGGGGCACTGGCTGAGCACCGACCGGGCGATCGCGGCGCAAACGATGATCGCGGGCGATCCGCCGCCCTATACCCGCGCGATCGCCCACGGCGCGGGCTGGCGCTGGCGGATCCCGCTCCAGCACCGGATGGGAAACGGGCTTGTCTATGCCAGCGATCAATTGTCTGACGACGAGGCGCATGCTCGCCTGATCGATGCGATCGAAGGGCCGCCGATCGCCGAGCCGCGCGTCATCCGCTACGCCACCGGCCGGCGGCTGAAATCATGGCACAAGAATTGTGTCGCGCTGGGGCTTTCCAGCGGCTTCGTCGAACCGCTGGAATCAACGAGCATTCACCTCATCATGATCGGGGTCACGCGCTTGCTCCAACTGTTCCCGTTCGATGGGTGCAGCGAACCGCTCGCCGCGCGATTCAACAACCAGGCGCGTGCCGAACTGGAGCGGATCCGCGACTTCATTGTCCTGCATTACAAGCTGACCGAGCGCGACGACACCGAATTCTGGCGCCGCTGCCGCGACATGCCGGTGCCCGAATCGCTCGCCGAACGGATCGCCTTGTTCCGCGAAAGCGGTATCGCCTATCAGGCGACGGACGAACTCTTCCGGGTCGATTCCTGGCTGCAGGTGCTGCTCGGACAGCGGGTCGAGCCTGCCGGTCACCACCATATGGGCCGGATCATGGGGCGCGAGCGGCTGGGCGAGGCGCTTGCCGGTATCAGGAACGACATCGCCGGCAAGGTTGCGCATCTGCCGATGCACAAGGATTTCCTGCAACGTTATTGCCCGGCAGATTCTCCTGGCTAG
- a CDS encoding cupin-like domain-containing protein, translated as MKERDAVDSETFDREIASGYEPVLLRGQVADWPAVRAGANGHDALAAYINRFAGGAPTDVLIGPPDIEGRFFYSGDMRGVNFDKRPAPLPALVAELLKLRGVERPPSVYASAAAAQTHLPGWPEENPLGLPMGEAVARLWIGNATQVATHYDMSSNLACVVAGKRRFTLFPPEQLVNLYVGPLDRTIAGAPVSMVDPDQPDIERYPHFAEALDHARIAELEPGDALFIPAIWWHHVRAFDTVNVLVNYWQQRDQAKSPFLTLLHAMVSLRDLDPALKRAWRAWFDHYVFGDDADHAADHLPEDVRGIAGPDSPERTEQMRRFLIASLNAGR; from the coding sequence GTGAAGGAGCGGGACGCGGTCGATTCCGAAACATTCGACCGCGAAATCGCGTCCGGCTACGAACCCGTGCTGTTGCGCGGGCAGGTCGCGGACTGGCCCGCCGTCAGGGCGGGCGCCAACGGGCACGACGCCCTGGCGGCCTATATCAACCGCTTTGCCGGCGGCGCGCCGACGGATGTCCTGATCGGCCCGCCCGACATCGAAGGGCGGTTCTTTTACAGCGGCGACATGCGCGGCGTGAATTTCGACAAGCGACCCGCGCCGTTGCCGGCGCTCGTTGCGGAATTGCTGAAGTTGCGCGGCGTGGAACGGCCGCCTTCGGTCTATGCCAGCGCCGCGGCGGCGCAGACGCATCTGCCGGGATGGCCGGAGGAAAATCCGCTCGGCCTGCCGATGGGCGAGGCGGTGGCGCGGCTCTGGATCGGCAATGCGACGCAGGTCGCCACCCATTACGACATGTCGTCCAATCTTGCCTGCGTGGTCGCCGGCAAGCGCCGCTTCACGCTGTTTCCGCCCGAACAGCTCGTCAACCTCTATGTCGGCCCGCTCGATCGCACCATCGCCGGTGCGCCCGTCAGCATGGTCGACCCCGACCAGCCCGATATCGAGCGCTATCCGCATTTCGCCGAAGCGCTCGACCATGCCCGGATCGCGGAGCTGGAGCCGGGCGATGCGCTGTTCATTCCCGCCATCTGGTGGCACCATGTCCGCGCCTTCGACACGGTGAACGTGCTGGTCAACTACTGGCAGCAGCGCGATCAGGCGAAATCGCCCTTTCTGACGCTGCTCCACGCGATGGTGAGCCTGCGCGACCTCGATCCGGCGCTGAAGCGCGCCTGGCGGGCCTGGTTCGACCACTATGTCTTTGGCGACGACGCCGATCACGCGGCGGATCACCTTCCCGAAGACGTGCGCGGCATCGCCGGGCCGGACAGCCCGGAACGGACCGAGCAAATGCGCCGCTTCCTGATCGCATCGTTGAACGCCGGCCGCTGA
- a CDS encoding MarR family winged helix-turn-helix transcriptional regulator: MNGRRHQMEADYVRRLLPSGRSWRRAADHALTACGLSSAAAWPVLYLGRLGDGIRQTMLAQALEVENASLVRQLNLLAEAGLIDRRADPSDRRANLLYLTPQGRAMAEQIEHIVGDVRTRALARVSDEALATALAVIDQVSDALEDEA, translated from the coding sequence ATGAACGGACGACGGCACCAGATGGAGGCGGACTATGTTCGCCGGCTGCTTCCCTCCGGGCGGAGCTGGCGGCGTGCGGCCGATCACGCGCTCACCGCCTGCGGCTTGTCCTCTGCTGCCGCCTGGCCGGTGCTCTATCTTGGGCGACTGGGCGACGGCATTCGCCAGACAATGCTTGCCCAGGCACTGGAGGTGGAGAACGCATCGCTGGTGCGGCAGCTCAACCTGCTTGCCGAGGCGGGACTGATCGATCGCCGCGCCGATCCGTCGGACCGGCGCGCCAACCTGCTCTATCTCACGCCGCAAGGTCGCGCCATGGCCGAGCAGATCGAGCACATCGTCGGCGACGTTCGCACGCGCGCGCTGGCGCGGGTAAGCGACGAAGCGCTCGCGACGGCGCTGGCGGTTATCGACCAGGTGTCCGACGCGCTGGAGGACGAGGCGTAA
- a CDS encoding FUSC family protein, which yields MADRFGTDGALYGLKCWAGAMLAAYVALSIGLPRPYWAMITAYIVSQPQAGAVRSKAVFRVLGTALGAGATIVLVPNLANAPELLSLAMALWVGFCLYVSLLDRTPRSYVLLLAGYTAAIIGFPSVSQPGAIFTVASLRVQEITIGILSATLVHGLIFPRSVTAGLLARIDGFVADAERWSADALKGEASETLDRERRRLASDITDLHLMSTHLPFDTARLLPRVRTVRALQDRLSMLLPVASAVEDRLHLLLSSQGVPQSVGALLADVRGWLRDGAPPEQAGALAERANALEPAGSAEPGELLRLSLLARLAEMIALHRQVRLLREQLHSPDRRAVSPDVEALLSGRSRRPLHRDHGFALRSAGAAVGGILLCCTIWIGTAWPEGSVAAMMVAVFCSLFAALDDPTPAIRAFFLYTLMSLPLSAFYLFWVLPHVDGFALLAVALAPALLIFGRLMADPATTLPGLAMALGLLGSVALGERYAASFPTFLNGALAQLGGVAIAFVATRLLRTIGADWSARRLIRAGWHDVIAMAERRTDDVSAWTGRMLDRLGLLTPRLGALGEDDRHAATDMLVDLRVGLSVAELDTLSRRVASERGRALADALAEVRAHYLALLDGREPDHAGGLARIDAAIAAVGTMEEPAARRAGLIALTGIRRNLFPAAATPEWDAAA from the coding sequence ATGGCGGACCGCTTTGGCACCGATGGCGCGCTTTACGGCCTGAAATGCTGGGCGGGGGCGATGCTGGCCGCCTATGTCGCGCTCAGCATCGGCCTTCCGCGTCCCTATTGGGCGATGATCACCGCCTACATCGTCAGCCAGCCCCAGGCCGGAGCGGTGCGATCGAAGGCGGTATTCCGCGTGCTAGGGACTGCGCTTGGCGCCGGCGCGACGATCGTGCTCGTGCCCAATCTCGCGAATGCGCCGGAGCTGTTGTCGCTCGCGATGGCGCTGTGGGTGGGCTTTTGCCTTTACGTCTCGCTGCTCGACCGGACGCCGCGATCCTATGTGCTGCTGCTCGCCGGCTATACCGCAGCGATCATCGGCTTTCCCAGCGTGTCGCAGCCCGGCGCGATCTTCACCGTCGCGAGCTTGCGCGTGCAGGAAATCACCATTGGCATCCTCAGCGCGACGCTCGTCCACGGGCTGATCTTTCCCCGTTCGGTGACCGCGGGGCTGCTGGCCAGAATCGACGGCTTCGTCGCTGATGCCGAACGCTGGTCCGCCGATGCGTTGAAGGGCGAGGCGAGCGAGACGCTCGACCGTGAACGGCGGCGGCTGGCCTCCGACATCACCGACCTGCACCTGATGTCGACGCATCTGCCGTTCGACACCGCCCGCCTGCTGCCGCGCGTGCGGACGGTTCGCGCGTTGCAGGATCGTCTGTCGATGCTGTTGCCTGTGGCGAGCGCGGTCGAAGACCGCCTGCACCTGCTGCTGAGCAGCCAGGGCGTGCCCCAAAGCGTCGGGGCACTGCTGGCGGACGTGCGTGGCTGGCTGCGCGATGGCGCGCCGCCCGAGCAGGCAGGGGCGCTCGCCGAGCGAGCCAACGCGCTCGAACCGGCGGGAAGCGCCGAGCCAGGGGAGTTGCTGCGCCTCAGTCTGCTCGCGCGGCTGGCGGAGATGATCGCGCTGCATCGCCAGGTCCGGCTGCTGCGCGAACAGCTCCATTCGCCCGATCGCCGCGCGGTCAGCCCCGATGTCGAAGCGCTGCTGTCCGGGCGCTCGCGCCGGCCGCTCCACCGCGACCACGGCTTCGCGCTGCGCTCGGCCGGCGCGGCCGTCGGCGGCATCCTGTTGTGCTGCACGATCTGGATCGGGACTGCCTGGCCCGAGGGAAGCGTGGCCGCGATGATGGTCGCGGTCTTCTGCAGTCTGTTCGCCGCGCTCGACGACCCGACGCCGGCGATCCGCGCCTTCTTTCTCTATACGCTGATGTCGCTGCCGCTGTCGGCCTTCTATCTGTTCTGGGTGCTGCCGCATGTCGATGGCTTCGCGCTCCTCGCGGTCGCGTTGGCACCGGCGCTGCTGATCTTCGGCAGGCTGATGGCCGATCCGGCGACGACGCTGCCGGGGCTAGCCATGGCGCTGGGGCTGCTCGGTTCGGTCGCGCTGGGGGAGCGCTATGCCGCGAGCTTTCCGACCTTTCTCAACGGTGCGCTGGCGCAACTGGGCGGGGTCGCCATCGCGTTCGTCGCGACGCGGTTGCTGCGCACCATCGGCGCGGACTGGAGCGCGCGGCGCCTGATCCGCGCGGGCTGGCACGACGTGATCGCGATGGCCGAGCGGCGAACCGATGATGTGTCCGCCTGGACCGGCCGCATGCTCGACCGGCTGGGGCTGCTGACGCCGCGGCTGGGCGCGCTGGGCGAGGACGACCGCCATGCCGCGACCGACATGCTCGTCGACCTGCGCGTCGGCCTGTCGGTGGCCGAACTCGACACGCTCAGCCGGCGCGTGGCGAGCGAGCGGGGGCGGGCGCTCGCCGATGCTCTGGCGGAGGTCCGAGCGCATTATCTGGCGCTGCTCGATGGCCGGGAGCCGGACCACGCGGGGGGCCTCGCGCGCATCGACGCGGCGATTGCTGCGGTCGGGACGATGGAGGAGCCCGCGGCGCGCCGTGCCGGGCTGATCGCGCTCACCGGTATCCGCCGCAACCTGTTCCCGGCGGCCGCAACGCCCGAATGGGACGCCGCGGCATGA
- a CDS encoding DUF1656 domain-containing protein has product MRGEVAIAGVYMPSLLLLAILAFVLLLPVRMLLDRLGLYRWTGSRPLTDLALFVLMLGLVVLITLPGSTGLHGILP; this is encoded by the coding sequence ATGAGGGGAGAGGTCGCGATCGCCGGGGTCTATATGCCGAGCCTTTTGCTGCTCGCGATCCTCGCCTTCGTCCTGCTGCTGCCGGTCCGCATGCTGCTCGACCGGCTGGGCCTCTACCGCTGGACGGGTTCGCGCCCGCTTACGGACCTGGCACTGTTCGTACTGATGCTCGGTCTTGTCGTTCTGATCACGCTTCCCGGTTCGACCGGGCTTCACGGAATTTTGCCATGA
- a CDS encoding efflux RND transporter periplasmic adaptor subunit, which translates to MTRFGPLLVRWGATIALILAAVAVGLWLWHHYEREPWTRDGRVRADVVRVTPDVAGLVTEVAVKDNQQVKPGDLLFVVDRPRYQLAVAQAKAAIASARTTLAQARREAARDVALGDLVAKETHEQNLARVATAEAALQQAITQREAAELNLERTNVRAPVRGTVTNLNLHKGDYVASGQQALALIDRASLRVEGYFEETKIPKIHVGDPVHVQLMGDDHVLEGRVESIAAGISDADRATGEGALPSVDPTFSWVRLAQRIPVRVRLTRVPAGVRLISGRTATVTVLPRAGS; encoded by the coding sequence ATGACCCGTTTCGGTCCGCTTCTCGTCCGCTGGGGCGCCACCATCGCGCTGATCCTCGCCGCCGTCGCGGTGGGGCTATGGCTGTGGCATCATTACGAACGGGAGCCGTGGACGCGCGACGGCCGCGTGCGCGCCGATGTCGTGCGGGTGACGCCGGACGTCGCCGGCCTCGTCACCGAGGTCGCGGTCAAGGACAATCAGCAGGTGAAGCCGGGCGACCTGCTGTTCGTCGTCGACCGCCCGCGCTATCAACTCGCCGTTGCGCAGGCGAAGGCAGCGATTGCGAGCGCGCGCACCACGCTCGCCCAGGCGCGGCGCGAGGCGGCGCGCGATGTCGCGCTCGGCGATCTGGTGGCGAAGGAAACGCACGAACAGAATCTCGCCCGTGTCGCGACGGCGGAGGCCGCGCTTCAACAGGCGATCACCCAGCGGGAGGCGGCCGAACTCAACCTTGAGCGCACCAATGTCCGCGCGCCGGTGCGCGGCACGGTGACGAACCTCAATCTGCACAAGGGCGATTATGTGGCGTCGGGCCAGCAGGCGCTGGCGCTGATCGACCGGGCATCGCTCCGCGTCGAGGGCTATTTCGAGGAAACCAAGATTCCGAAAATTCATGTTGGCGATCCTGTGCATGTTCAACTCATGGGCGACGATCATGTGCTGGAAGGGCGCGTGGAAAGCATCGCCGCCGGTATTTCCGATGCCGATCGCGCAACGGGGGAAGGGGCGCTGCCCTCGGTCGACCCAACCTTCAGCTGGGTGCGGCTCGCGCAACGCATTCCGGTGCGCGTGCGCCTGACCCGCGTCCCGGCGGGCGTCCGGCTGATCTCCGGGCGCACCGCCACGGTAACGGTGCTGCCGAGGGCGGGCTCGTGA
- a CDS encoding TolC family protein, whose translation MRSRLALAALLLTAGCTTAGPDFRVPDRAVVRDPDAAAPFLSARNPAFDQAPVPDHWWRLYDDAALNDLVAGALARNADLRVAEANLEQAGALVREAEAGRAISTTVGGGATLDRPNGTGGSLPGTIGYDIGISAAYPLDLSGRIARGIEAAQANAEAAVAARDYVRVAVAAATTRAYLGVCSANARLAALDRILKLQRETLDVTRRLQRGGRGTAFDVTRAQGEVDATLAQRPAIEADRQAALFALAALLGRPARDYPAGVASCAAAPQPSAPLPVGDGASLVRRRPDIREGERRAAAASAAIGVEMAQLYPQVSLGGSAGFAGPVSGLGSGSDFRFSLGPLISWSFPNRPVVRARIDAARAAQRAALAQFDATVLGALQETETNLTRYARERERLADLTRARDTAARAAAQAGKLYHFGRADFLQLLDAQRSLAQAESALATSRAQMLDRQVDVFLSLGGGWE comes from the coding sequence ATACGGTCCCGCCTCGCCCTTGCCGCGCTTCTGCTGACCGCCGGCTGCACGACGGCGGGACCGGATTTTCGGGTGCCCGACCGCGCCGTCGTGCGCGATCCCGACGCGGCCGCCCCGTTTCTCTCTGCGCGGAATCCGGCCTTCGACCAGGCGCCGGTGCCCGACCATTGGTGGCGACTATACGATGATGCTGCGTTGAACGATCTCGTCGCCGGGGCGCTCGCCCGCAATGCCGACCTGCGCGTGGCCGAGGCCAATCTGGAGCAGGCGGGCGCCCTGGTACGCGAGGCTGAGGCGGGGCGCGCGATTTCGACGACGGTCGGCGGCGGCGCGACGCTGGACCGGCCCAACGGCACCGGCGGATCGTTGCCTGGAACGATCGGCTACGATATCGGCATCAGCGCCGCCTACCCGCTCGACCTGTCCGGCCGCATCGCGCGCGGGATCGAAGCGGCGCAAGCGAATGCCGAAGCGGCCGTGGCGGCGAGAGACTATGTGCGGGTGGCCGTCGCAGCGGCGACGACCCGCGCCTATCTGGGCGTGTGCAGCGCCAATGCCCGGCTGGCGGCGCTGGACCGCATCCTGAAGCTGCAGCGCGAGACGCTCGACGTCACCCGCCGTCTCCAGCGCGGCGGACGCGGCACCGCGTTCGACGTGACGCGGGCACAGGGCGAAGTCGACGCGACGCTTGCCCAGCGGCCCGCGATCGAAGCCGATCGCCAGGCTGCGCTGTTCGCGCTCGCCGCATTGCTCGGCCGGCCGGCGCGCGATTACCCGGCTGGCGTCGCTTCCTGCGCCGCAGCGCCGCAACCCTCGGCGCCGCTCCCCGTCGGCGACGGCGCATCGCTGGTTCGGCGGCGGCCCGACATTCGGGAGGGAGAACGACGCGCAGCGGCCGCCAGCGCGGCGATCGGCGTGGAAATGGCGCAACTCTATCCGCAGGTCAGCCTTGGAGGCTCAGCAGGTTTCGCCGGTCCCGTGTCGGGCCTGGGATCGGGCAGCGACTTCCGATTCAGCCTGGGGCCGTTGATCAGCTGGTCCTTTCCCAACCGGCCGGTCGTGCGCGCGCGCATCGACGCCGCCCGCGCCGCCCAGCGCGCGGCGCTGGCGCAATTCGATGCAACCGTGCTGGGGGCGCTGCAGGAAACAGAGACCAATCTCACCCGCTATGCGCGCGAGCGCGAACGCTTGGCCGATCTGACGCGCGCCCGCGACACCGCTGCCCGCGCGGCGGCGCAGGCGGGCAAGCTCTATCACTTCGGCCGCGCCGACTTCCTCCAGCTTCTGGACGCGCAGCGAAGCCTCGCGCAGGCCGAATCGGCGCTGGCCACCTCCCGTGCTCAGATGCTCGATCGGCAGGTGGACGTGTTTCTGTCGCTCGGCGGCGGCTGGGAGTAG
- a CDS encoding energy transducer TonB — translation MLASDSLGREFAKDWPAEVVGSGGPARPSAGPPLARYSPPGFNGRAFLLVAAIHLGLGAIVLSAGIRLSTPAPEPSLKTFDVAPPAPPPSPARPAPRPAVAPARDAIVSPDPVVEVPSVVPIDSIDAPAPPAPAAPSDPATPAIDVTAMKTPPAPPAPPAVTPPRFDAAQLDNPSPPYPFQAKRAHAEGVVTLRVLVGADGRASKVRINQSSGFALLDRAARKTVAHWRFLPARRGEDTISAWVLVPITFALD, via the coding sequence ATGCTGGCCTCGGACTCCCTCGGCCGCGAGTTCGCGAAAGACTGGCCTGCGGAGGTGGTAGGTTCCGGGGGGCCGGCCAGACCGTCGGCGGGTCCGCCGCTCGCCCGCTACAGCCCGCCCGGCTTCAACGGGCGGGCCTTTCTGCTGGTGGCGGCCATTCATCTCGGGCTGGGCGCGATCGTGTTGAGCGCCGGAATCAGGCTATCCACCCCGGCCCCCGAGCCGAGCCTGAAGACGTTCGATGTCGCACCGCCCGCGCCGCCGCCATCGCCCGCACGGCCCGCCCCCAGGCCGGCCGTCGCGCCGGCACGGGATGCCATTGTGTCGCCCGACCCGGTGGTCGAAGTGCCAAGCGTCGTCCCAATCGACAGCATCGACGCCCCCGCGCCACCGGCTCCGGCAGCGCCGTCGGATCCGGCCACGCCCGCAATCGACGTGACGGCGATGAAGACGCCGCCGGCGCCTCCGGCACCGCCCGCGGTGACGCCACCGCGCTTCGACGCCGCGCAACTCGACAATCCGTCACCGCCCTACCCCTTTCAGGCAAAGCGCGCCCATGCCGAAGGGGTCGTGACGCTGCGCGTGCTGGTTGGCGCGGATGGCCGGGCGAGCAAGGTGCGGATCAACCAAAGCAGCGGCTTCGCGCTACTGGACCGGGCCGCGCGAAAGACCGTCGCACACTGGCGGTTCCTGCCGGCGCGCCGGGGCGAGGATACCATATCGGCCTGGGTGCTCGTCCCGATCACCTTCGCGCTCGACTGA